CATCCTCGCGGCCGTCATCGGAACCTTCGTCCTCGGTCTCGGTGACCAGGTCGGTGACACCGCCCCGCAGGCGAGTTTCAGCTTCGACTACGACGGTGCACAGGAAATCACGATCACGCACGAGAGTGGTGATTCCATCGCCAGCGACGAGCTGAGCGTCGTCATCCCGTCGGGCCTAACCGCGGATACTGTGTCGAAGAAGACCGGCTCCGACGACAGCATGAACGCCGGTGACACCATCGTCGTTGAACTTGCAGCCGGCGACGAACTTGAGGACGGCGACCAAGTGCGCCTCGTCTGGACCTCCGAATCCGGTTCCAACTCCGCGACCCTGCAAACGTACACGCACTAAACGGTCCGCGGCGACACAGTCAACCGAACCTCGATTTTTTCGAACGTTACACCGTGAGCGACAGCACCAGCCGATTCTGGTACGAATCACGCATGAGACGTGAAACGCCTTCTCAATACTAGTTTATATCATCGGAGAACGTC
This genomic stretch from Haloferax volcanii DS2 harbors:
- a CDS encoding type IV pilin, which codes for MDIKKFLSESRAVSPVIGVILMVAITVILAAVIGTFVLGLGDQVGDTAPQASFSFDYDGAQEITITHESGDSIASDELSVVIPSGLTADTVSKKTGSDDSMNAGDTIVVELAAGDELEDGDQVRLVWTSESGSNSATLQTYTH